TTCGATATTCTGGAGCACATGACCAGCGAAATAGGTCAGCTTGACATTCATGCCATGCTGCATGCCATCTAAGCGGAGGGCTCTATCACGGATTCACGAGAGCGCCACGATTCTGTGGATTAGCTAACATTTAAAATCGCCATTTGAAATAATCACTGTGCCATCAGTTGCTGATTAATCTTCCATTGCTGGTTCTTAATGCTCACTGTCGAGCAGGCGGGCTGCGTCACGCCTCGGCCAGCGTCGCCGGACCCCGGAGCTACGCGTGGATGAAATTCGAGGCGGGGGTCCATCGAGTTCAGAGGGTTCCCAAGACTGAAAGGCAGGGCCGGATGCACACCAGCACCATGACTGTTGCTGTGCTGCCCCAACCCACCGAGGTGCAGCCTTACacgcagcgagagagagagagagagagagagagagaccccttTAGTTTGCTGTGATAGGACTGAATCAAAAGTGTTCAAATCTGTTGCGTTTCATTGTTTTTGTGACGCAAGCTTTGAGGTTCGGACATTTATTAAGGGGATTTATATTTTCCTCTCAGATATCTTTAACGATCAACCCGAAGGATCTGAGGATCGAGACTACGAGAGCGAGTGGAGCCGGGGGTCAACATGTCAACACCACGGACAGCGCAGTCCGGATTGTCCATCTGCCAACCGGTAAATGAAGCGTCACAAAAACCAACACAGTCCGATAATTTAGCCGAGCGTCGGGAAAAAAAGGGCAACAAAAGACAATCTGCAACGAGAATCTCTGATCTCTAAATGCAACTTAATCTCCTCCCTGAGAGTTTGGATTGAAACAGCATCCTATGAACTTTGGAGGTTTTCCACATTTCAACTCTTAGTTCTGACGCTTTCCATTCCTTCATTCTATTCGTGCGGGTGCAACATTGTACGAGCAGCAGTTTTAATACTTTGCGTGTTTGTCAGGCGTCGCTGCGGAGTGTCAGCAGGAGCGCTCGCAGCTGAAGAACAGGGACAAAGCCATGAAATCTCTGAGAGCCAAGCTGTACGGcatgaagctggaggaggagaccagCAAACGCTACAGCCAGCGGAAAATACAGGTGAAACGTGGgaacaggataaaaaaaaagaaaaagaaatcctcaCAGGATTGTGAAGCTCGACAtcctctctccacctccagGTTGGCACCAGAGGCAGATCGGAGAAGATTCGAACCTACAACTTCTCCAAGGATCGCGTGACAGACCACCGGATGAGCCTGACGATGCAGGACGTCAAGCGCTTCCTGCTCGGAgaggacctgctggaggagatgcaCTCCTCGCTGCAGGAGTTCTCCAGCCAGGAGGCGCTCATGGAACTGTTAGAAGAACACGAGCAGGAGTAAAATGTACGGATGTGGGAACTCACGGCCGTCTCATAAAGAAAAGCGTCTACCCGAGTTGAGTTTGTTTT
Above is a window of Brachionichthys hirsutus isolate HB-005 chromosome 7, CSIRO-AGI_Bhir_v1, whole genome shotgun sequence DNA encoding:
- the mtrf1l gene encoding peptide chain release factor 1-like, mitochondrial, encoding MVSKLLSVEELLSNKSLQGYLRKMEAEYNECFTTVNSGALQEHGGDNDLKAKTSRLSELTPLIQSTRALDAKEREAAELQTLLEDEDASLRELAELERESCLKDIQDLGRTILDLLIPEDEAEMSDIVLEVTAGVGGQEAMLFTAEVFEMYWAYARYRGWAFDILEHMTSEIGGLRHASASVAGPRSYAWMKFEAGVHRVQRVPKTERQGRMHTSTMTVAVLPQPTEISLTINPKDLRIETTRASGAGGQHVNTTDSAVRIVHLPTGVAAECQQERSQLKNRDKAMKSLRAKLYGMKLEEETSKRYSQRKIQVGTRGRSEKIRTYNFSKDRVTDHRMSLTMQDVKRFLLGEDLLEEMHSSLQEFSSQEALMELLEEHEQE